From the genome of Candidatus Limnocylindrales bacterium, one region includes:
- a CDS encoding ammonium transporter, which yields MKESRKRKVIYLSFLLLLGVLVFPILGWAGDPAGTATGTIQDIPAKEPGKPTLEEIGAVVGHNKIAINIVWTLITGFLVMFMQAGFAMVETGFTREKNVAHTMAMNFLIYAIGMLGYWIAGFAFMFGGLGPLATLGGASALDHEVTINLFGKPFGLFGLKGFFLSGDAYDVGIFTLFLFQMVFMDTAATIPTGAMAERWKFAPFVIYGFFISMVIYPLFGNWVWGGGWLSQLGVNFGLGHGHVDFAGSSVVHMVGGVTALAGAMILGPRLGKYKKDGTPNPIPGHNIPMAIIGTFILAFGWFGFNPGSTLAGTDLRIGVIATNTMLASAAGAFSATLYMWWVYGKPDPSMMANGMLAGLVAITAPCAFVNSIASVFIGLVAGVLVVWSVFFIEKTLKVDDPVGAVSVHGTCGAWGVLSLGLFADGTYGEGWNGIPGTVKGLFYGDASQFIAQIIGTLTNFIVVFSLAYAFFKVLDTVMGMRVPVEVEIQGLDVPEMGVQGYTDYQPPIPTEEEKKRLVADFPPHVNKKLVQAEM from the coding sequence ATGAAAGAATCTAGAAAGAGAAAGGTCATCTACCTGAGTTTTTTATTACTCCTGGGGGTTCTGGTCTTTCCTATTTTAGGTTGGGCTGGGGACCCGGCCGGGACCGCTACGGGAACCATTCAAGATATTCCGGCCAAAGAACCCGGGAAACCCACTCTAGAGGAAATTGGAGCCGTTGTGGGACATAACAAAATAGCTATTAATATCGTGTGGACCCTGATTACCGGTTTTCTGGTTATGTTCATGCAGGCCGGATTTGCCATGGTTGAAACAGGATTTACCCGGGAGAAAAATGTTGCCCATACCATGGCCATGAATTTTCTCATCTATGCCATAGGCATGCTAGGTTACTGGATTGCCGGATTTGCCTTCATGTTCGGAGGACTGGGACCTCTGGCGACCCTGGGAGGAGCCTCGGCCCTGGACCATGAGGTGACGATCAACCTGTTTGGCAAACCCTTTGGGCTTTTCGGGCTCAAAGGATTCTTTCTTTCTGGAGATGCCTATGATGTAGGTATCTTTACCCTGTTCTTATTTCAGATGGTTTTCATGGATACCGCTGCTACCATTCCTACGGGGGCTATGGCAGAACGGTGGAAATTTGCCCCTTTTGTGATTTATGGATTTTTCATTTCCATGGTCATCTATCCTTTATTTGGAAATTGGGTCTGGGGTGGAGGCTGGCTCTCACAGTTAGGGGTTAACTTTGGACTGGGTCATGGACATGTGGATTTTGCCGGATCTTCTGTGGTTCACATGGTGGGCGGGGTAACAGCTTTGGCAGGAGCTATGATCTTAGGACCTCGCCTGGGAAAATATAAAAAGGATGGAACTCCTAACCCTATTCCGGGCCATAATATCCCTATGGCAATCATCGGAACCTTCATCCTGGCTTTCGGTTGGTTTGGATTCAACCCTGGAAGTACCTTGGCCGGTACAGATCTCCGAATTGGGGTCATTGCGACGAATACTATGTTGGCGTCGGCAGCCGGGGCGTTTTCAGCCACTCTTTATATGTGGTGGGTCTATGGTAAACCCGATCCCAGCATGATGGCCAATGGCATGTTGGCCGGGTTGGTTGCGATTACAGCCCCCTGCGCCTTTGTCAATAGTATCGCTTCGGTCTTTATTGGATTGGTTGCCGGAGTTCTGGTGGTGTGGAGCGTGTTCTTTATAGAGAAAACCCTTAAAGTGGATGATCCGGTTGGAGCAGTTTCTGTCCATGGAACCTGCGGGGCTTGGGGTGTTCTAAGTTTGGGTTTATTTGCCGATGGAACCTATGGAGAGGGATGGAATGGAATTCCCGGGACTGTAAAAGGTCTTTTTTACGGAGATGCCAGCCAGTTCATAGCCCAAATCATAGGAACTTTAACCAATTTTATCGTGGTCTTCTCTTTGGCTTATGCCTTCTTCAAAGTTCTGGATACTGTGATGGGGATGCGGGTTCCTGTAGAAGTTGAAATCCAGGGATTGGATGTTCCAGAAATGGGCGTTCAAGGGTATACCGATTACCAACCCCCTATCCCAACAGAAGAGGAAAAGAAAAGACTGGTGGCTGATTTCCCCCCCCACGTTAATAAAAAATTAGTCCAGGCCGAGATGTAA
- a CDS encoding P-II family nitrogen regulator, with protein MKKIEAIIKPFKLDEVRDRLSETGVQGMTISEVKGFGRQKGHSELYRGAEYITDFLPKIKIELVVPDTLVNKVIEVIRVTARTGKIGDGKIFVLPVQEGIRIRTGEHGDTAI; from the coding sequence ATGAAAAAGATCGAAGCCATTATTAAACCTTTCAAATTAGATGAAGTGCGAGATAGACTGAGTGAGACCGGAGTTCAGGGAATGACCATTAGCGAAGTCAAAGGTTTTGGCCGTCAGAAAGGACATAGTGAGCTGTATCGCGGTGCAGAGTATATAACCGATTTTCTTCCCAAGATCAAGATAGAGCTGGTGGTTCCAGATACCCTTGTAAATAAAGTGATCGAGGTTATTAGGGTCACTGCCAGAACTGGTAAGATCGGGGATGGAAAGATATTTGTTCTGCCTGTTCAGGAAGGGATTCGAATCAGGACCGGAGAACACGGAGATACTGCCATTTAG